A section of the Citrus sinensis cultivar Valencia sweet orange chromosome 8, DVS_A1.0, whole genome shotgun sequence genome encodes:
- the LOC112499254 gene encoding uncharacterized protein LOC112499254, with product MTSNSSLGWSSICSYGCFFGKSQPSVAHRVLESKAKRLQLMNSSRAPNRTDHNHMLVVRRPKAHELKASRDYSSILLSVFDGVTKKPKPLDECQRKSCELGRTKLPMPRNKVPDQHIKMPPKLVKSTVIPRSDQASCSTSLIAKTIKRKSEEKIDDSVQLKKEKVTQNRLTSSDHVHKAAASLSKQGKQLQEPTKAEAKANVNRVVPRKVLQPSSQNKNKELNEAATKAAPSSKLNRPPPTKQHMGPKQKPADKAKSFSSTHEVDTSYISSLCQNLFRRNHHKKEVHRDDDDDCMVSSFSEILKEERRSEKLARKEDQIELLRLQREERDEKLRGQAKKQQKLQ from the coding sequence ATGACGTCGAACTCCAGCCTCGGATGGTCTTCAATTTGCAGCTATGGATGTTTCTTCGGAAAATCTCAACCTTCAGTTGCACACAGAGTACTGGAAAGCAAAGCCAAAAGGCTGCAGCTTATGAATTCGAGTAGAGCACCGAACAGAACCGATCATAATCATATGCTTGTTGTTCGCAGGCCAAAAGCACATGAACTTAAGGCCTCCAGGGATTACTCTTCCATATTACTTTCCGTTTTTGATGGTGTAACAAAGAAGCCGAAGCCATTGGATGAATGTCAGCGGAAGAGTTGTGAACTTGGAAGGACAAAGCTGCCGATGCCAAGAAACAAGGTTCCTGATCAGCACATTAAAATGCCGCCAAAGCTCGTTAAGTCTACCGTGATTCCAAGATCTGATCAGGCTTCTTGTTCAACATCTTTGATTGCCAAAACCATAAAGCGGAAATCAGAAGAGAAAATTGATGATTCTGTGCAACTGAAGAAGGAAAAAGTGACCCAAAACAGGCTAACATCTTCTGATCACGTGCATAAAGCGGCAGCTTCTTTGTCAAAACAGGGGAAGCAACTTCAAGAACCCACTAAAGCTGAGGCAAAGGCGAATGTGAATCGTGTGGTGCCTCGCAAAGTACTCCAGCCTTCTTCGCAGAACAAGAACAAGGAGCTAAATGAGGCGGCTACTAAAGCTGCTCCCTCGTCAAAACTGAATAGGCCTCCTCCGACAAAGCAACACATGGGACCGAAGCAAAAGCCGGCTGACAAGGCAAAATCTTTTTCATCAACTCATGAAGTTGACACGTCATACATCTCCTCtttgtgtcaaaatttattCAGGCGTAATCATCATAAGAAGGAAGTGCAtcgtgatgatgatgatgactgCATGGTTTCCAGTTTCAGTGAGATCCTGaaagaagagagaagaagTGAAAAACTCGCAAGGAAAGAGGATCAAATAGAGCTGTTACGGCTTCAACGCGAGGAGAGGGACGAGAAGCTTAGAGGACAAGCAAAGAAGCAGCAGAAGCTACAGTAG